One Fimbriimonadia bacterium genomic window carries:
- a CDS encoding UbiA family prenyltransferase produces the protein MSSSIGFEPLRPLGATREFLELVKFEHSVFALPFALIGMLLAAEGFPAPSVLMWLLVAMVSARSVAMAFNRIVDAKLDALNPRTANRALPAGRLTLAHAWMFLAVMLGLFVLSTWFLNPLALRLGPVALALVMTYSYSKRFTWLSHLWLGAAIGVAPTAAWIAVTGSLAPGPAWFSAAVMCWIAGFDILYSLADEEFDRVHRLHSAPARFGATRAIAISRLLHVLTVAMLVGGGLALGLGVVYYVGVAVVAVALAYEQWLVRPNDLTRLNTAFFTANGFVSIALFVFVLADWMVRR, from the coding sequence ATGTCTTCATCCATAGGTTTCGAACCACTGCGTCCACTGGGTGCCACCCGGGAATTCCTGGAGCTGGTGAAGTTCGAGCATTCGGTCTTCGCCCTGCCATTTGCGCTGATCGGCATGCTGCTTGCGGCCGAGGGCTTCCCTGCTCCTTCGGTGCTGATGTGGTTGCTGGTTGCGATGGTGAGCGCCCGTAGTGTCGCGATGGCGTTCAACCGGATCGTGGACGCAAAGCTGGATGCGCTGAACCCCCGGACCGCGAATCGGGCACTTCCAGCCGGGCGGCTCACTTTGGCGCACGCATGGATGTTCCTAGCCGTAATGCTGGGGCTGTTCGTGCTGTCCACGTGGTTTCTGAACCCGCTGGCACTACGGCTGGGTCCTGTCGCACTGGCGTTGGTGATGACGTACAGTTACTCGAAGAGGTTCACGTGGCTTAGCCACCTCTGGCTCGGTGCTGCGATCGGCGTGGCACCCACGGCTGCCTGGATCGCGGTCACTGGGTCGCTGGCTCCGGGGCCGGCGTGGTTTTCGGCAGCAGTCATGTGTTGGATCGCAGGGTTCGACATCCTGTACAGTCTGGCCGACGAGGAGTTCGATAGGGTGCATAGACTGCATTCCGCGCCTGCGAGATTTGGGGCGACACGGGCAATTGCCATATCTCGTCTTCTCCACGTGCTTACAGTAGCGATGCTTGTGGGCGGTGGCCTAGCACTAGGACTAGGAGTCGTGTACTACGTGGGTGTGGCGGTAGTAGCGGTAGCATTAGCCTACGAGCAGTGGCTTGTGCGTCCCAATGACCTGACTAGGCTCAACACTGCGTTTTTCACCGCGAATGGATTCGTGAGCATTGCGCTGTTCGTGTTCGTTCTCGCAGACTGGATGGTACGGCGGTGA
- a CDS encoding bifunctional YncE family protein/alkaline phosphatase family protein codes for MLIACIVIIGALLQTSDTRQVGPQDGGSHLLPTSRLIRPAGQLLELDRGRPVDMVLSRDGKLLFVKDRAALRVVDAVNWKLLQTVTLPGGASLHGIAVSHDGATVWVTNAADRLHEFRKTEDGTYALSRSIHLPGPGGSGSSFPCGITLLQDEATAYVCLSRNNSVGVVDLAAGALVREISVGVAPYDVVLDGVADRLWVTVMGGKPPAADEPKAPSAGTPTLVDDRGVAASGGVYEVSLSDGRAVGMIPVGLQPCELLLLADSNLLLCANANSDSVTWIDTDTKKVIFDLTIKPDTKLPFGSMPNALAVSADGKSLYVALAGNNAVAVVDISHPRAPYVLGFVPSGWYPVALVSHGANVFVAANKGIGSRTPVRDMEKGWNSHDHRGSLQRFAAPSLADLARMTSEVRRYGKVPQILRSFERTGAGAAAPQPVPARLGDPSVFEHVIYVIKENRTYDQMFGDIEKGDGDPKLCTFGRDISPNHHALAEQFVLLDNYYCNGVLSADGHSWATEGNVTPYLEKAFGGFTRSYTFGDDPLTYSSSGFIWDGILGAGLSFRNYGEMDSAVLPSGWGFKEVWEAYRKGERTEFGQDIGIARLRSYSCRDYPGWSMAIPDVLRMDRFLEEFRQFERDGDLPNFVLIYLPQDHTSGTSPGWPTPRAHVADNDLAIGRLVEAVSHSRFWPKTVIFVNEDDPQNGFDHVDGHRSICLVISPYTKRGAVISEFYNQTSVLHTIARIFGVPPLNQQDASAPLMSTCFSDTPDLTPYRALNPAVPLDELNPPLSSLGGPARYWAEVSTSVPMYRRGLKTAQHEQDLNRVIWFAMKGYDTPYPEELSGAHGKGLGSRRLVHEER; via the coding sequence ATGTTGATCGCATGTATCGTCATAATTGGCGCACTTCTTCAGACGTCTGATACCCGACAGGTCGGCCCCCAGGACGGCGGGTCGCACTTGCTTCCCACCAGCCGGCTGATCCGGCCGGCTGGGCAGCTTCTCGAGCTGGACCGCGGCAGGCCCGTGGACATGGTGCTGTCCAGAGACGGCAAGCTGCTGTTCGTGAAGGATCGTGCAGCGCTGCGAGTCGTGGATGCCGTGAACTGGAAGCTGCTCCAAACAGTGACACTCCCGGGTGGTGCTTCGCTCCACGGCATCGCCGTTTCGCATGACGGTGCCACCGTCTGGGTGACCAACGCGGCAGACCGACTGCACGAGTTCCGCAAGACGGAGGACGGCACCTATGCGCTCTCACGGAGCATTCACCTACCCGGGCCAGGTGGTAGCGGCTCATCGTTTCCCTGTGGCATCACGCTTTTGCAGGACGAGGCCACCGCCTACGTCTGCCTATCGCGCAACAACTCGGTGGGAGTCGTCGACCTAGCCGCCGGCGCACTGGTGAGGGAGATCTCGGTGGGTGTCGCTCCTTACGACGTGGTGTTGGACGGAGTGGCCGACAGGCTTTGGGTGACAGTTATGGGTGGTAAGCCACCGGCTGCAGACGAGCCGAAAGCACCTTCCGCAGGCACTCCTACTCTGGTGGACGACCGTGGGGTAGCGGCGTCCGGCGGCGTGTACGAGGTCTCACTGTCCGATGGGCGTGCGGTGGGCATGATCCCGGTAGGACTTCAGCCTTGCGAACTGCTGCTGCTTGCCGACAGCAATCTCTTGTTGTGTGCCAACGCCAACTCGGACTCTGTGACATGGATTGACACGGACACCAAGAAGGTCATTTTCGACCTGACTATCAAACCCGATACTAAGCTGCCGTTCGGTTCGATGCCGAATGCGCTAGCAGTGTCGGCGGACGGTAAGAGCCTGTACGTCGCACTGGCAGGCAACAACGCGGTCGCAGTGGTAGACATCTCACATCCCCGTGCACCCTACGTGCTCGGTTTCGTTCCAAGTGGGTGGTACCCTGTCGCGCTCGTGTCTCACGGTGCCAACGTGTTCGTAGCAGCAAACAAGGGTATTGGTTCCAGAACTCCTGTCAGGGATATGGAGAAAGGTTGGAACTCCCACGATCATCGCGGTTCTCTCCAACGCTTCGCCGCTCCTAGCTTAGCGGACCTCGCCCGAATGACGTCAGAGGTACGCCGCTATGGCAAAGTGCCCCAGATACTGCGGTCGTTCGAGCGAACAGGGGCCGGCGCTGCGGCACCTCAGCCAGTGCCTGCTCGCCTGGGAGATCCGTCGGTGTTCGAGCACGTCATCTACGTGATCAAAGAAAACCGCACCTACGATCAGATGTTCGGTGACATAGAGAAGGGTGACGGCGATCCGAAGCTGTGTACTTTCGGTAGAGACATCTCGCCGAACCACCATGCGCTCGCCGAGCAATTCGTGCTGCTCGATAACTATTACTGCAACGGCGTGCTTTCAGCCGATGGACACTCATGGGCGACGGAAGGGAACGTCACCCCGTACTTGGAGAAGGCTTTCGGTGGCTTCACACGCTCATACACTTTCGGTGACGATCCACTCACCTACTCCAGCAGCGGCTTCATCTGGGACGGCATCCTGGGAGCGGGGCTTTCCTTCCGCAACTACGGAGAGATGGACTCGGCGGTCCTGCCCTCGGGCTGGGGCTTCAAAGAGGTGTGGGAGGCATACCGGAAGGGCGAACGTACCGAGTTCGGACAAGACATCGGCATAGCACGACTGCGGTCCTATTCCTGTCGCGACTATCCGGGTTGGAGCATGGCCATTCCCGATGTGTTGCGAATGGACCGGTTCTTGGAGGAGTTTCGTCAGTTCGAGCGAGATGGGGACCTCCCCAACTTCGTGCTCATCTACCTGCCCCAAGACCACACGTCGGGGACCAGCCCGGGATGGCCCACTCCGCGTGCTCACGTTGCAGACAACGACTTGGCAATCGGTCGCCTAGTGGAAGCTGTCTCTCATAGCCGCTTCTGGCCGAAAACCGTCATCTTCGTCAACGAGGACGATCCGCAGAATGGTTTCGATCACGTGGACGGCCATCGGTCTATCTGTCTCGTGATCAGCCCTTACACGAAGCGCGGAGCGGTGATCAGCGAGTTCTACAATCAGACGTCGGTGCTACATACCATCGCCCGCATCTTCGGGGTGCCGCCGCTCAACCAGCAGGATGCCTCCGCACCACTGATGAGCACATGTTTTTCTGACACTCCAGACCTAACACCATATCGAGCCCTGAACCCCGCTGTCCCGCTGGACGAACTGAACCCGCCACTCAGCTCGCTCGGTGGTCCTGCCAGGTACTGGGCCGAGGTGAGTACGAGCGTGCCGATGTACCGTCGGGGCTTGAAGACCGCACAGCACGAGCAGGACCTAAACCGTGTCATCTGGTTCGCGATGAAGGGGTACGACACACCCTATCCCGAGGAGTTGAGTGGTGCGCACGGGAAGGGCTTAGGCTCACGACGACTGGTACACGAAGAGCGCTAG
- a CDS encoding menaquinone biosynthesis protein translates to MDEVRIGAVPYLNARPLVAYLEQPGSATGVRVFYDTPAMLAAGLRLGHYRLALVSSYEALARPNLQFVPDISISTRGEVKSVRLFSKKPFEEIETLALDSGSLTSAHLAQILLAELYDAVPMVCNEEPNLHRMLERNDACVVIGDIGMWSDGTGLHVMDLGLAWTELTGLPFVWAAWIGEPGISPELVRLLQEAKRWGLHAVNVLAEQHAQEQGRDPAACRDYLGRIMDYDLTRAHLDGIELFQVLLLKHGIIEHLYPVTVAPVSGSRDVGPRTVEGIMRGSV, encoded by the coding sequence ATGGACGAGGTTCGGATCGGCGCCGTTCCCTACCTGAATGCGCGGCCACTGGTAGCGTATCTGGAGCAACCGGGTAGTGCAACAGGGGTGCGAGTCTTCTACGACACCCCAGCTATGCTTGCGGCAGGTCTGCGGCTGGGACACTATCGCCTCGCACTGGTTTCGTCCTATGAGGCGCTGGCAAGGCCGAACCTTCAGTTCGTTCCTGACATCTCCATCAGCACGCGGGGAGAGGTGAAGAGCGTCCGCCTCTTCTCGAAGAAGCCCTTCGAGGAGATCGAGACGCTGGCCTTGGACAGCGGATCGCTGACTTCGGCACATCTAGCCCAGATCCTGTTGGCAGAGCTATACGATGCGGTGCCCATGGTGTGCAACGAGGAACCAAACCTACACCGCATGCTCGAGCGCAACGACGCGTGTGTGGTAATCGGTGATATCGGTATGTGGTCGGATGGAACCGGCTTGCACGTGATGGACTTGGGCCTCGCGTGGACGGAGCTGACCGGTCTCCCCTTCGTGTGGGCAGCGTGGATCGGTGAGCCAGGAATCAGCCCGGAACTCGTACGACTGCTTCAGGAAGCGAAGCGCTGGGGCCTCCACGCTGTAAACGTGCTCGCGGAGCAGCATGCACAGGAGCAAGGTCGAGACCCCGCTGCGTGCAGAGACTATCTGGGACGAATCATGGACTACGACCTGACACGCGCACATCTGGATGGTATCGAGCTGTTTCAGGTGCTGTTGCTGAAGCACGGGATCATCGAACACCTGTACCCGGTCACGGTAGCTCCCGTATCGGGGTCGCGCGACGTGGGCCCTCGTACCGTCGAAGGCATCATGCGCGGCTCCGTCTAG
- a CDS encoding sugar phosphate isomerase/epimerase, with protein MKLGIQNYTLRDLLAKDFFGTLEKVRQLGLRYCQISGGLYGHTPAAVLEHFKRMDMKAVAVHVGLDQLNNDFERVIEEATILEYGYIVLPWVDKAQYGQGWAKFAKELEPIARKVHERGFRFLYHNHSFEFAKEPDGKVGYDAFFEAADPKLIGAELDTYWVKHGGYDPAAYIRKLKGRVPVLHFKDMGRDEKRSFVEPGQGILDWDDIIAACKEAGSEYAFIELDTCPREHIESVRISTEFLRSKGLTE; from the coding sequence ATGAAGCTCGGTATTCAGAACTACACGCTGCGTGACCTACTGGCCAAGGACTTCTTCGGCACGCTGGAGAAGGTCCGGCAGCTCGGTCTTCGCTACTGCCAGATATCGGGTGGCCTGTACGGCCACACCCCCGCCGCGGTGCTGGAACACTTCAAACGGATGGATATGAAGGCGGTTGCCGTTCACGTGGGTTTGGATCAGCTCAACAATGACTTCGAGCGTGTGATCGAAGAGGCGACGATCTTGGAGTACGGATACATCGTGCTGCCTTGGGTGGACAAGGCGCAGTATGGGCAGGGATGGGCCAAGTTCGCCAAGGAATTGGAGCCCATCGCACGCAAGGTGCACGAGCGCGGTTTCCGTTTCCTCTATCACAACCATAGCTTCGAGTTTGCCAAGGAGCCCGATGGCAAGGTGGGCTATGACGCCTTTTTCGAGGCTGCAGACCCGAAGCTGATAGGAGCGGAGCTAGACACCTATTGGGTCAAGCATGGCGGTTACGATCCCGCTGCATACATTCGTAAGCTGAAGGGGCGTGTGCCGGTGCTGCACTTCAAGGACATGGGCCGTGATGAGAAGCGGTCTTTCGTCGAGCCTGGGCAGGGGATTCTGGACTGGGACGACATCATCGCCGCGTGCAAGGAGGCGGGTTCGGAGTATGCGTTCATCGAGCTGGACACCTGCCCTCGCGAACACATCGAGTCCGTCCGTATCTCCACCGAGTTCCTTCGGTCCAAGGGCCTGACGGAATAG
- a CDS encoding Gfo/Idh/MocA family oxidoreductase, with product MSALRIGVIGCGAIHATHCDAIRQIAGAELAAVMDVNADRARTAGHKYEVPWFTSLGPLLRRVDAVDVCTPSGTHASIGLRAARAGKHIVVEKPIDVSVRAAKRLVETCKELGLTLACISQHRFAATVRAARDVVQGGLLGRMLMGDAYVKWHRSQEYYDSGEWRGTHRLDGGCLMNQAIHYVDLLLWIMGPAASVRALTRTACHRMECEDVAVVMVEFASGAMGVIQASTCCYPGLPERLELHGERGTIVIEADRISRWDLEGVPTPSAQAQPSSTGAGDPTAIWGEQHRLQLQDFVRAVSERREPEVSGKNALDTLGFLDAAYRSARRGGMRVNLSPACSL from the coding sequence GTGTCCGCGTTGCGAATCGGTGTCATAGGATGCGGCGCGATACACGCCACTCACTGCGATGCCATCCGCCAGATCGCTGGTGCTGAGTTGGCGGCGGTGATGGACGTCAACGCCGACCGTGCTAGGACCGCAGGGCACAAGTACGAGGTGCCGTGGTTTACCTCGCTAGGTCCGCTCCTGCGGCGGGTGGATGCTGTCGACGTGTGTACGCCGAGTGGCACTCATGCCTCGATCGGCCTGCGTGCCGCACGAGCCGGTAAGCACATCGTGGTCGAGAAGCCGATTGATGTTAGCGTTCGCGCTGCAAAGAGATTGGTGGAGACGTGCAAAGAACTGGGGCTCACTCTGGCATGCATTAGCCAGCATCGATTCGCCGCCACGGTGCGTGCCGCGCGAGACGTGGTGCAGGGCGGCCTGCTGGGCCGAATGCTGATGGGTGACGCGTACGTGAAGTGGCACCGGTCTCAAGAGTACTATGACAGCGGCGAGTGGAGGGGCACGCACAGGCTGGATGGTGGGTGCCTGATGAACCAGGCCATTCACTATGTGGACCTGCTGCTTTGGATCATGGGGCCGGCCGCCTCCGTCCGTGCACTCACCCGAACAGCGTGTCACCGGATGGAATGCGAGGACGTGGCGGTGGTGATGGTGGAGTTTGCCAGTGGTGCGATGGGTGTGATCCAAGCATCCACCTGCTGCTATCCCGGCCTGCCGGAGCGCCTGGAACTGCATGGCGAACGCGGGACTATCGTCATCGAGGCAGACCGCATCTCGCGTTGGGACTTGGAAGGGGTGCCGACTCCATCAGCGCAAGCCCAGCCGAGCTCGACTGGCGCGGGCGATCCGACGGCTATCTGGGGGGAGCAGCACCGGCTGCAACTACAGGACTTCGTGCGTGCCGTGAGCGAGCGGCGTGAGCCGGAGGTGAGTGGGAAGAACGCACTCGACACCCTGGGGTTCCTGGATGCCGCGTACCGCAGCGCTCGGCGAGGTGGGATGAGAGTGAATTTGAGCCCTGCCTGCTCGCTCTAG